A window of Metabacillus sp. B2-18 contains these coding sequences:
- a CDS encoding RluA family pseudouridine synthase: MDIVELQVSEEHKNERIDKFLSTSNEEWSRTQVQIWIKDGFVKVNEKTIKTNYKCQVDDKVVLEIPDPEPLDVVAEEMDLDIYYEDQDVLVVNKPKGMVVHPAPGHMNGTLVNGLMAHCKDLSGINGVLRPGIVHRIDKDTSGLLMVAKNDMAHESLVQQLVDKTVTRRYKAIVHGSIQHDHGTINAPIGRDKTDRQSMTVTNVSSKEAVTHFHVLERFDNFTYIECQLETGRTHQIRVHMKYIGFPLVGDPKYGPKKTLDINGQALHAGILGFEHPRTKEYLEFEAPLPNEFEEVLNSIKNNR; this comes from the coding sequence ATGGACATCGTTGAATTACAAGTTAGTGAAGAGCATAAAAACGAACGAATTGATAAGTTTTTGTCTACTTCAAACGAAGAATGGTCAAGAACTCAAGTTCAAATTTGGATAAAAGATGGTTTTGTGAAGGTAAATGAAAAGACCATTAAGACGAATTACAAATGTCAAGTGGATGATAAAGTAGTTTTAGAAATACCTGACCCAGAACCTCTTGATGTAGTAGCCGAAGAAATGGATCTTGATATATATTATGAGGATCAAGATGTGTTAGTTGTTAATAAACCAAAAGGAATGGTTGTTCATCCAGCACCTGGTCATATGAATGGTACCCTTGTTAACGGTTTAATGGCACATTGCAAGGATCTTTCAGGGATCAATGGCGTTTTAAGGCCGGGAATAGTCCATCGAATTGACAAAGACACTTCCGGATTATTAATGGTTGCTAAAAACGATATGGCACATGAATCTTTAGTTCAGCAGCTTGTCGACAAAACGGTAACAAGACGTTATAAAGCAATTGTACATGGCAGCATTCAACATGATCATGGAACAATCAATGCACCAATTGGCCGTGATAAAACAGATCGTCAGAGTATGACGGTAACAAATGTTAGCAGTAAAGAAGCAGTCACACATTTTCATGTGTTAGAGAGATTTGATAACTTTACGTATATCGAATGTCAGCTTGAAACTGGAAGAACCCATCAAATTCGTGTCCATATGAAGTATATAGGCTTTCCGTTAGTTGGTGATCCGAAATACGGGCCGAAAAAAACACTAGACATAAATGGACAAGCACTTCATGCAGGTATCCTAGGGTTTGAACACCCTCGGACTAAAGAATATCTTGAGTTTGAAGCGCCATTACCTAATGAATTTGAAGAAGTATTAAATAGTATTAAAAATAATCGTTGA
- the lspA gene encoding signal peptidase II, which yields MYYYIIAAVIILIDQVTKWLIVKNMQIGENITVIENFFYITSHRNRGAAWGILEGQMWFFYIITAVVIVGLIFYIQKHTKNNKVMGVALGFMLGGAIGNFIDRLFRKEVVDFINTYIFSYDFPIFNIADSALCIGVALLFIHMLFFEGKQEKEQA from the coding sequence GTGTATTATTACATAATTGCTGCTGTAATTATTTTAATTGACCAAGTCACGAAGTGGTTAATCGTAAAAAACATGCAAATTGGTGAGAATATTACTGTAATAGAAAATTTCTTCTACATTACATCCCATCGGAATCGCGGAGCAGCTTGGGGAATTTTGGAAGGGCAAATGTGGTTTTTCTATATTATAACGGCTGTTGTTATAGTAGGGTTAATTTTTTATATTCAAAAACATACAAAGAATAATAAGGTAATGGGTGTGGCGCTTGGCTTTATGCTAGGTGGTGCAATTGGTAATTTCATTGACCGTTTATTTCGGAAAGAAGTTGTCGATTTTATTAATACATACATTTTTTCTTATGACTTCCCAATTTTCAATATAGCAGATTCTGCTCTTTGTATTGGGGTAGCTTTATTATTTATTCATATGTTGTTTTTTGAAGGGAAACAAGAGAAGGAGCAAGCATAA
- the ileS gene encoding isoleucine--tRNA ligase, whose product MEYKDTLLMPKTEFPMRGNLPNREPLMQEKWDKMNIYEMVQERTKDRPLFVLHDGPPYANGDIHMGHALNKILKDFIVRFKSMSGYCAPYVPGWDTHGLPIETALTKNKKVKRKEMSVAEFRKLCEDYAWEQINGQREQFKRLGVRGDWENPYVTLKPEYEAQQIKVFGEMAKKGYIYKGLKPVYWSPSSESALAEAEIEYQDKRSPSIYVAFPVKDGKGVLSHDEKIIIWTTTPWTMPANLGISVHPELEYSVVAANGEKYVVASELVESVASTIGWESYEVDRTLKGIELDRVTAKHPIYDRESLVMLGEHVTSDGGTGCVHTAPGHGEDDFIVGQQYGLDVLCPVDEKGYMTKEAPGFEGLFYDEANKPITEKLQEVGALLKLQFITHSYPHDWRTKKPTIFRATAQWFASIKDFREDLLKAVNDTKWVPAWGETRLYNMVRDRGDWCISRQRAWGVPIPVFYAENGEPIITDETIEHVSNLFRDYGSNIWFEREAKDLLPDGFSHEGSPNGKFTKENDIMDVWFDSGSSHQAVLLEREDLQRPADLYLEGSDQYRGWFNSSLSTAVAVTGKAPYKGVLSHGFALDGEGRKMSKSLGNTVVPAKVMNQLGGDILRLWVASVDYQADVRVSDAILKQVAEVYRKIRNTFRFLLGNLSDFNPATDSVSLENLRDVDRYMLVKLNKLTKRVKEAYEQYEFAAIYHAVHNFCTIELSSFYLDFAKDVLYIESKENQERRAIQTVLHETLLSLVKLVTPILPHTADEVWEHIDSVTEESVQLVDMPEVKEYEKSDELEKKWDAFMTLRDDVLKALEVARNEKVIGKSLTASIALYPNAESKALLDSVDEDLKQLFIVSGFTIAGDFDNAPENAQVFDTVKIVITPAEGKTCDRCWIVTPEVGQVEEHPTLCQRCASIVKDHY is encoded by the coding sequence ATGGAATACAAAGATACCCTTCTGATGCCGAAAACTGAGTTTCCAATGCGTGGAAACCTACCTAACAGAGAGCCGTTAATGCAAGAAAAATGGGATAAGATGAATATCTACGAAATGGTACAAGAACGAACAAAAGATCGTCCACTTTTTGTTTTACATGATGGACCTCCATATGCAAATGGAGACATTCATATGGGGCATGCATTAAATAAAATCTTAAAGGATTTTATTGTGCGTTTTAAATCTATGAGTGGCTATTGTGCACCTTATGTTCCTGGCTGGGATACACATGGTTTACCAATTGAAACAGCTCTTACAAAAAATAAGAAAGTAAAAAGAAAAGAGATGTCTGTTGCTGAGTTTCGTAAGCTTTGTGAGGATTACGCTTGGGAACAAATTAATGGTCAACGTGAGCAGTTTAAACGCTTAGGGGTTCGTGGGGATTGGGAAAACCCATATGTAACTTTGAAGCCTGAATATGAAGCACAACAAATTAAAGTTTTTGGTGAGATGGCGAAAAAAGGCTATATTTATAAAGGGTTAAAACCTGTATATTGGTCACCATCAAGTGAATCAGCACTCGCTGAAGCAGAAATTGAATATCAAGATAAACGCTCTCCATCGATTTATGTTGCCTTCCCTGTAAAAGATGGAAAAGGCGTTTTATCTCATGATGAGAAAATTATCATTTGGACAACAACTCCTTGGACAATGCCAGCAAATTTAGGAATTTCAGTACATCCAGAGTTAGAATATAGTGTTGTAGCTGCTAATGGTGAAAAGTATGTTGTTGCGTCTGAACTAGTTGAATCTGTTGCATCAACTATTGGTTGGGAAAGTTATGAAGTTGACCGCACATTAAAAGGTATTGAACTAGACCGTGTAACGGCAAAACACCCAATTTATGACCGTGAATCACTTGTTATGCTAGGTGAGCATGTTACAAGTGATGGAGGAACAGGTTGTGTTCACACTGCTCCAGGTCATGGAGAAGATGACTTTATTGTAGGACAGCAATATGGACTAGATGTATTATGTCCAGTTGATGAAAAAGGATATATGACAAAAGAAGCACCAGGGTTTGAAGGGCTTTTCTATGATGAAGCAAATAAGCCAATCACTGAAAAACTTCAAGAAGTGGGCGCATTATTGAAGCTTCAATTTATTACACACTCTTATCCGCATGATTGGAGAACGAAAAAGCCAACAATATTCCGTGCTACTGCTCAATGGTTTGCGTCAATCAAAGATTTCCGTGAAGATCTTTTAAAAGCTGTTAATGATACAAAATGGGTCCCGGCTTGGGGGGAAACTCGTCTTTACAACATGGTTCGTGATCGTGGAGATTGGTGTATTTCCCGACAACGTGCATGGGGTGTACCGATTCCTGTGTTTTACGCTGAAAATGGTGAGCCGATCATTACGGATGAAACAATTGAGCATGTTTCAAACTTATTCCGTGATTATGGGTCTAATATTTGGTTCGAACGCGAAGCAAAAGACCTTTTACCAGATGGCTTTTCACATGAAGGAAGCCCTAACGGTAAGTTTACAAAAGAAAATGACATTATGGATGTTTGGTTTGATTCAGGATCTTCCCACCAAGCGGTACTTTTAGAAAGAGAAGATCTCCAAAGACCTGCAGACTTGTATTTAGAAGGATCTGACCAGTATCGTGGTTGGTTTAACTCTTCTTTATCAACGGCAGTTGCTGTGACTGGCAAAGCTCCGTATAAAGGTGTTCTAAGTCATGGTTTTGCTCTTGATGGTGAAGGGCGTAAAATGAGTAAATCTTTAGGGAATACTGTTGTACCTGCTAAAGTTATGAACCAATTAGGTGGAGATATTCTTCGTCTATGGGTTGCTTCAGTTGATTATCAAGCAGATGTTCGTGTTTCTGACGCAATTTTAAAACAAGTTGCTGAGGTTTACCGTAAAATTCGTAATACATTCCGTTTCTTACTAGGTAACTTAAGTGATTTTAACCCAGCAACTGATTCGGTTAGCTTAGAGAACCTTAGAGATGTAGATCGATATATGCTTGTAAAACTAAATAAGCTAACAAAACGAGTAAAGGAAGCTTATGAACAATATGAATTTGCTGCGATTTATCATGCTGTTCATAATTTCTGTACGATTGAATTAAGCTCATTCTATTTAGATTTTGCAAAAGATGTACTTTATATTGAGTCAAAAGAAAATCAGGAACGTCGTGCGATTCAAACTGTACTACACGAAACATTATTATCACTTGTTAAATTAGTAACACCAATTCTTCCGCACACTGCCGATGAAGTTTGGGAGCATATTGATTCTGTAACAGAAGAGAGTGTGCAGCTTGTTGACATGCCGGAAGTAAAAGAATATGAAAAATCAGATGAACTTGAGAAAAAATGGGATGCATTTATGACATTGCGTGATGATGTTTTAAAAGCATTAGAAGTGGCTCGTAATGAGAAAGTAATCGGAAAGTCGTTAACAGCAAGTATTGCTCTTTATCCAAATGCGGAGTCAAAAGCATTACTTGATTCAGTTGATGAAGACTTAAAGCAATTATTTATCGTTTCAGGCTTTACTATTGCTGGGGATTTTGACAATGCACCTGAAAATGCTCAGGTCTTTGATACAGTGAAAATTGTGATAACACCAGCAGAAGGTAAAACATGTGATCGTTGTTGGATCGTTACACCAGAAGTTGGTCAAGTTGAAGAACATCCAACACTATGTCAGCGATGTGCTTCAATTGTTAAGGATCATTATTAA
- a CDS encoding TraR/DksA family transcriptional regulator, producing MREELRARLFNHSLFDMTLDEDYNKSHTLMHHIKEELQDVERALMKIEKGLYGYCEDTGEEIPFEKLRILPTARTKYDFFFQELFERKSLPQHDYTHEETYITGSDF from the coding sequence ATGAGAGAAGAACTGCGAGCTAGATTATTCAATCACAGTTTGTTTGATATGACTTTAGACGAAGATTACAATAAAAGTCATACATTAATGCATCATATTAAAGAGGAACTTCAAGATGTAGAACGTGCCTTAATGAAAATTGAAAAAGGACTTTACGGGTATTGTGAAGATACCGGTGAAGAAATTCCTTTTGAAAAATTAAGGATACTCCCAACAGCAAGAACAAAATACGATTTCTTTTTTCAAGAATTATTTGAACGAAAATCTCTCCCTCAACACGACTATACTCATGAAGAAACTTATATCACAGGCAGTGATTTCTGA